The nucleotide sequence AACAGGAACGTGCCGGCACCGCGGCGGAAGACCTGGATGAGGTACGCGCGCTGGCTGTAGCGGAAGCCGGATGCGCGCTCGGCGTCGACCGCGATGGGACCGGTGCCTGCGGCGATCGCCTCGACGGCGCGCAGGTACTCCTCGCGCGTGTCGATGACGGTCAGGTCGCCCGTGGCGGCGGCCTCGCGGAGGGGCTTCCGAGCGGGGGCTGCGGTCTCCGCGACCCGCGCGCGAGCGGGTGCGTCGACGGGCGCGGAGTCGGGTGCCGGCGCGGAGATCGGCGCGGCAGCCGCGGCGGCCGCGGTCCGCCGGGTGCGCGTCCGGCTCCGGGCGGCGACCGCGTCGGTGGCGGTGGATCCCGGCACGTCGGAGAACAGGGACGCGCCCATGGCCGGGCGGCTCAGACCGGCGGGAGTCGGCGGGACGGCGGCGTCGCCGCCGGTCGCGTCGGGGTCGGGGATGTCGGACGGGGCGTTCACGTCCGGGTGCGTCGCGCTGATAGCAGTGTCACTCCTTCGCCCGCGGGAGGGAGCCCTGCGAGCATGCACAGTAGTTCCCCCCAGCCTTCCACATGGGCGGTCACGTCGGCGTCCGCCGGTGTCCACGAGGCGCGCAGCTCGATCTTGGCGCCGCTGCCCTGGCGGGCCAGCTCGCCGTAGCCGGTCGAGATGATCCGGGTGGCGGTCCCGGACGGCGAGGAGTACCGGGCACCGCGGGAGGCGAGGCCGTCGACCAGCCACGACCAGGCCACGTCGGCGAGGAACGGATCCGTCCCCATGTCGGTCTCGAGCGGCGCCTGCGCGAAGCAGACGACGCGGAACGCGCCGCCCCATGCCTCCGGCTCCTCGGGGTCGTGCAGCAGGATGAAGCGGCCGGTGCCGAGCTCCGAGTCGGAGGCGTGGCCCGAGGGCGACACGTCGGCGGCGAGGGCGACGGCGTACGGCGCCAGGTTGCTCGAGGGCGACGGGATCTCGGTCAGCACGAGCTCGGATCGGGTGGTCGCGCGCCGCAGCGCGTCCAGCGCCGCGCGGAACTCGGGCGGATCCTCGGCGCTGTCACGGGTGTCTACCACGTGTGCAGACTATGGTCCGCCTCGCTCCGGCCCGGGAGCCACGCCGCGACGGTTCCGCGTGGGGGCCGCCCTCGATGGCCGCGCGACCAGGGGATCAGCCCCGCCGCATCGCCCAGCGCGCGTAGGTGCGGTGGTCGTCGTCGACGAGCAGCTGGTCGAGCCGCATCGGCGCGTGGACGCCGGAGCCCGCCGGCACGAGCGGCGTCAGCGGCGTCACGAGCTCGGGCGAGGTGGTAAGGCAGAGCTCGTCGACCCGTCCCGCGGCGATGAGGGACGCGGCGAGCGCCGGCCCGCCCTCGCACACCACGTGGGTCAGGCCGCGACCGCGGAGCGCGTCGACGACGTCATCGCCGGACATGCGCCCGTCGGCCGCGGCGCCCAACGGCACGGACACGATCTCCGCCGGCACGCCGCCGAGCGTCGCGATGGCGCGGTCGCGCGCCTCGGGCGGGCAGAGCACGAGGAGGCGGCCCTCGGCGGCGTCCGGGTCGAAGCGGTGACCCTCCAGATCGCCCGACGAGGTGGCGACGGCGAGGGGCGTCCGGCGGGGGAGGACGTAGCGCTCGGCGCGCACCGTGCCGGCCCCCACCAGCACGACGTCGGCGAGCTCGCGGATGACGCCGAGGATCCGCCGGTCGACGACGCTGGAGAGGCTGTCGGACGTGCCGTCCGCGCCGATCACGCTGCCGTCGACCGACGCCACGAAGTTGAGGCGGACGTGGTCGGCGGATCCCGGACGGTAGAGGTCCTCCAGCCACTCCCTCGTCCCGTCGTCGTCCAGCCCGCGTGGCGCGGACTCGTCGCCCGGCCCCGGCACGGGGAGGACCCGCGTGATCCTCATCCGGCGAGCCGCTCGCGCACCTGCCGCTTGACCCGCCCGAGCATCGCCGTCATGCCGCGCATGCGCAGCGGCGACACGGCGGCGTCGAGCCCGATGGTGGACGGGTAGTCGTCGGGCACGGCGAGCACCACGTCCGCGGGGAGCCCATCGAGGCCCTGCGCCAGGATCGACGCGAACCCGCGGCTCGTCGGCGCCTCGGCCGGCGCCTGGGCGTGCACGTGCACGTCGCCGTCGACGACCTCCACGAACATGAACACGGGCGACTGGCACTCCTCCACGCGCTCGAGGAGGTCCGGGTGGTCGGCGTACCGCGCCGGCAGCTCGGGCAGCTCGTTGCTGAAGTCGAGCAGGAGGAGGAGCCGGTCGCGCTGCTCCAGGGCGAGGAAGTCGTCGCGGATCTCGGCGAGCGCCGCGGGCAGCTCTGGGGATCCGGTCATCGGGCGGGCAGCTCCCCGGGCTCGGCGCCCTGGACGATCGGGACGCGCACGGCGGAGCCCCACTCGGTCCAGGAGCCGTCGTAGTTGCGGACGCCCTCGAAGCCCAGCAGGTGCGTCAGCACGAACCACGTGTGGCTCGAGCGCTCGCCGATGCGGCAGAGGACCACGACGTCGTCGCCGTCGCCGAGGCCGGCGCCCTCGCGGTACACCGCGTCGAGCTCGGCGCGGGTCTTGAAGGAGCCGTCCTCGGCCGCGGCCTTCGCCCACGGGACGTTCTTCGACGTGGGGATGTGGCCGGCGCGGAGCGAGCCCTCCTCGGGGTACGCCGGCGCGGTCGTGCGCTGTCCCGTGTACTCCTCGGGGCTGCGGACGTCGATGAGCGGGTTCCCGAGGTGCGCGAGCACGTCGTCCTTGAACGCGCGGATCTCCTCGTCGCGGCGCTCGACGACGGGGTACTCGACCGGGGCGACCTCGGGGCGGTCGGTCGTGGTCGGGCGACCATCGGCGATCCACTTGTCGCGGCCGCCGTCGAGCAGGCGCACGTCCTCGTGGCCGAACAGCGTGAAGACCCAGAGGGCGTACGCGGCCCACCAGTTGCTCTTGTCCCCGTAGATGACCACCGTGCTGTCGCGCGCGATGCCGCGCTCGGACATCAGCTGGGCGAACCGCTCGCCGTCCACGTAGTCGCGCTGCACGGGGTCGTTGAGGTCGGTGTGCCAGTCGAGCTTCACGGCGCCGGGGATGTGGCCCGTCTCGTAGAGCAGCACGTCCTCGTCGGACTCGACGACCACGAGACCGGGCGTCAGGGCCCCGTCGGCGAGGCGCTCCTGGAGCCAGTCGCCGCTGACGAGCCGCTCCGGGTGGGCGTACTCGGCGAACCTGGGGGTGGTGTCCGGCTCGACGGCCATGGGGCTCTCCTGATCTCGCGGCCGGAGGGGCCGCGCTGGGTGGGACGCGGATTAGTCTGGTGGGTGTTCCGCGGGCACCAAGCGCCGCGCGTCGACCACCGTCAACGGTAACGGTTCGGCCCGCGCGGGACTTCCCTGCACCGCCACATGACAGCCGGAGACCCACCTGTGACGAACGCCGAGATCGGATCGCCGAGCCACGACGCGGAGGGCACCGCACCGGGCGCGCTCGTCGGCCGCTCCCCGAGCATCACCGGCCAGGAGATCGCCGCGCACCTCGTGCCGCCGCGCCAGTTCGACGACGCCCGGTTCGACACCTACCGGCCCGACCCCGAGTACGACACGCAGGCGCAGGCCGTCGAGGTGCTTCGCGCGTTCTCGGGCGACCGCGCCGGATCCCGCGGCGGCCTGTTCTCGCGCAGGAAGGCGCCCGCCCTGAAGCCCGGCGTCTACCTCGACGGCGGGTTCGGCGTCGGCAAGACGCACCTCCTCGCGTCGCTCTGGCACGCCATGCCGGGACCCAAGTACTTCGGCACGTTCATCGAGTACACGGCGCTCGTCGGGGCTCTCGGCTACCAGGGCGCCGTCGGGATCCTCCGCGGAGCGACGCTGGTGGCCATCGACGAGTTCGAGCTCGACGACCCGGGCGACACCATGATGATGACGCGCCTGCTGTCCGACCTCGTCGCCGACGGCACGCGCATCGCGGCGACGAGCAACACGCCGCCGAACGCGCTGGGGGAGGGGCGCTTCGCGGCGGCCGACTTCCTGCGCGAGATCCAGGCGATGAGCGACCGGTTCGACACCATCCGCATCGACGGGCTCGACTACCGGCGCCGCGCCTTCGAGGGCCACGCGATCACGGTGGGGCCCGACGACCTCGACGCGCGGGCGGCGGCCGCGCAGTCCGCGGGCCGGTCCGTGACCGCCGACGGGTTCCCCGAGCTCGTCGCGCACCTCTCGCGCCTGCACCCCTCCAAGTACGTCAAGGTCATCGAGGGCGTCGACGTCATCGCGCTCCGCGACGTAACCCAGCTGCAGGGCCAGACCGACGCGCTCCGCTTCGTCGCCTTCGTCGACAGGGTCTACGACGCGCAGATCCCGCTGCTCGCGTCGGGCACGCCGTTCGACGAGGCGTTCTCCGCCGAGATGCTCGCGGGCGGCTACCGCAAGAAGTACCTGCGCGCGATCTCCCGGCTCATCTCGCTCACCGCGGCCGGACGCGACATCTAGTCCACCGCGCTCCGACGTCCCTGGATCGGGGGCCGTCGTGGGCATCCCCGCCGCGCCCGGAAACACGATGTTCACACGCGCGCCACCCGTGTAACGCGCCGGAAACACGTCCGGCGAGCCGGCGAAACCTCGCCCCCCGACACTGGACGCGTACCCGGCATCCGGCTCGCGCCGAACCACCCGACCACACGGGCGGCCGCTCGCCTCCAGTCCGGTGCGACCCCCTGCACGATCTACGAGAGGTGAAACACCATGGATCAAGGCAACACCGCCTTCCTCCTGATCGCCGCGGCGCTGGTCCTCCTGATGACGCCGGGTCTGGCGTTCTTCTACGGCGGGCTCGTCAAGGCCAAGAGCGTCATCAGCATGATGATGATGAGCTTCGGGGCCATGGGCCTCATCGGGCTGCTCTGGGTCCTGTACGGCTACGCCATCGCGTTCGGCAACGGGCCGGACGGCGCTGCGGGCAACCCGCGCTTCGTCGGCATCGACGGCGTCCTCGGCATCGACCTCGGCCAGCTCGGCCTCGGCGACGCGTACACCGCGGCCCTCGGCGACCAGACGTCGGCGTACCCGACGCTCGCCTTCGCCGCCTTCCAGGCCACGTTCGCCATCATCACGGTCGCCCTGATCTCCGGGGCCATCGCCGACCGCGCCAAGTTCGGCGCGTGGATGGTGTTCGCGGGCGTGTGGGCCACGGTCGTCTACTTCCCCGTCGCCAGCTGGGTCTTCAACTTCACGCTCGCCGACGGCGCCACGGTCGACGGCGGATGGATCGCCTACAACGTCGGCGCCATCGACTTCGCGGGCGGCACGGCGGTCCACATCAACGCGGGTGCCGCGGCGCTCGCCCTCTCGCTGGTCCTCGGCAAGCGCGTCGGGTTCGCCAAGGGCATGCACGTGCCGCACAACCCGCCCTTCGTGCTCCTCGGCGCCGGCCTCCTCTGGTTCGGCTGGTTCGGCTTCAACGCCGGCTCCGAGCTCGCGGCCGACGGCATCGCGGCCATCGCGTTCCTCAACACCATCGCCGCACCTGCCGCCGCGATCCTCGGCTGGCTCGTGGTCGAGAAGATCCGCGACGGCAAGCCGACCTCGGTGGGCGCCGCATCCGGCGCGGTCGCGGGACTCGTCGCGATCACCCCGGCCTGCGCCGCGCTCTCGCCGACCTGGGCCATCGTCCTCGGCCTCGTCGCCGGCGCGGTCTGCGCCGTCGCCATCGAGCTGAAGTTCAAGCTCGGCTTCGACGACTCGCTCGACGTGGTGGGCATCCACCTCATCGGCGGCCTCATCGGCACGCTGTACATCGGCATCTTCGCCACGAACGTCGGCCTCATCTACTCGGGCTCGCTCGAGCAGCTGGGCAAGCAGGCCCTCGCCGCGTTCGCCGTGCTGATCTACTCGTTCGTGCTCTCGTACGTCATCGGCACGATCATCCAGAAGACCATGGGCTTCCGGGTGAAGAACGAGGACGAGATCGCGGGCATCGACACGATCGTCCACGGCGAGGAGGGCTACGTGCTGGAGACCTCCGGCCGCTGACCCGCCCAGCCGATCCACCACGACGGGCGCCGCACCTCGCGAGAGGGCGGCGCCCGTCCGTCGTCCGGCCGCTGTTCGCCCTCCGCGGAGAGCCGTCCCCGACGGGCGGCGGGATGGCGACCCCGGCGTACGGTGGGAGGGAGCGGTCGGGCGCGCACCTAGGCGCCGCCGCATCCCGTGACCATCGAGACGAAGAAGACGAGAGCACATGGCATCCCCCCTCATCACCCTGAACAACGGCGTCACCATCCCGCAGCTGGGCTTCGGCGTCTTCCAGACCCCGCCCGCCGAGACGCAGCAGGCCGTGGAGCGCGCCTTCGAGGCCGGCTACCGCCACATCGACACCGCCGCCGGCTACTACAACGAGGAGGGCGTGGGCGCCGCCATCGCGGCGACGGGCATCCCCCGCGAGGAGCTCTTCATCACCACGAAGCTCCGCAACGGCGACCAGGGCGCGGACAGCGCCCGCAGCGCGTTCGAGGACAGCCGGCGCAAGCTCGGCGTCGACGCCGTGGACCTCTACCTCATCCACTGGCCCTACCCGAAGCACGGCCTGTACGTCGAGACCTGGAAGACGTTCGAGGCGCTGCACGCCGAGGGCCTCATCCGTGCGATCGGCGTCTCCAACTTCCTCCCGGAGCACCTGGAGAAGCTGGCCGAGGAGTCGGACGTCGTCCCGGCGGTGAACCAGATCGAGGTGCACCCGACGTTCCAGCAGCACGACCTCTCGACCTTCTCGGTCGAGCGCGGCATCGAGGTCGAGGCGTACAGCCCGCTCGGCCAGGGCGCCGACCTGGAGTCGGAGATCGTGACGCGCCTCGCGAAGGAGCACGACGCCACCCCCGCGCAGATCGTCCTCGCGTGGCACCTCGCGCAGGGTCGCATCGTGATCCCGAAGTCGGTCACCCCGGAGCGCATCGTGCAGAACTTCCAGAGCATCGAGGTGGAGCTCACGGTCGAGGAGCTCGCCGAGATCGACACCCTCGAGACCGGCACGCGCCTCGGCGCCGACCCGGCGACGGCGGACTTCACGCAGTTCCCGTCCTGATCCACCCGCCGGCCTGCCGGCAGCACGACGCCCGCCCGGCGCATCGCCGCGGCGGGCGTCGTCGCGTCGGGACGTCGTCGCGTCGGGGCTCCCACGAGGCCGCCCTCGTGCCTGGGGCCCGAGGGGGCTAGCGTGAGCGACACGACGCCCCCTCAGGCCGGAGGCGAGAGCCTCGGACCCGCCGGAGCGGCCCACCGTCAGGAGCATCGTGATCGATCCCACCGTCCCGCATGCCCGCCTCGCCGACGCGCTCAGCTCCGTGTCCGAGCGCATCGACGCGTCCGTCGACGCGAGCTGGGACGGGCTCACGGGAGTGCAGATCCTCATCCTCCGACGGCTCGCCGGCACCGAGCGCATGGACCGGGCGTCGCTCGCGCTCGACACCCGGACCGCTCGCGCCGCCACCGTGCCGAGCCTCGCGTCGCTCATCCAGAAGGGGTTCGTGCTGGAGTCCGAGGACCCGGTGGGCTCGTACCTGCACCTCTCCGACGGGGGACGGACGCTGCTGCTCGGCGTCCGCGCCGGCCGAGCCGAGTGGCTGGAGCGGGCGGCGCTGCGGGCGAATCCGCCCGTGCACGGTGACGACCTCCTGCGCGCGGCGGCTCTGCTGGAGCACCTCGAGGCCACGGAGCGCATCTGAGCGGGCACGCCGCGATCGACGGCGGTCGCTTCGACGACCTGGTCACCCGGCTGAGGGTCGCCGGTTGCGTGTTCGCGGAGGAGGAGGCCGCCCTGCTCGTCGCAGAGGCGGCGGACCGCCATCCCGACGACGGCCCGGGACGCGGGGGAGACGCCCGCGCGGCGGAGCTCCGGCGGATGACGGCGGCACGCGTCGACGGGGCGCCCCTCGAGACCGTCCTCGGCTGGGCCGCGTTCGCGGGGCGCCGGATCGTCGTGCGACCCGGGGTGTTCGTGCCGCGCCGGCGCACCGAGCGGCTCGCCCGGGCCGCCGTCGCCGCGGCGCGCGGGACCGACGGACCGGTGGTCGTCGACCTGTGCTGCGGATCGGGCGCGATCGCCGCCGTGCTCGCGGACGACGTGCCGGGCGCGGTCGTGCACGCCGCCGACGTGGACCCGGTCGCGGTCGCCTGCGCCGCGGAGAACCTCGTGCCGCGCGGCGTCGGCGTGCACCGCGGCGACCTGCTCCATGCCCTGCCCGGCGACCTCCGCGGGCGGATCGACGTCCTCGTCGCCAACGTGCCCTACGTGCCGCACGCCGCGCTCGACCTCATGCCGCCCGAGGCGCGCCTGCACGAGCCCGAGGCGACGCGCGACGGCGGCTCCGACGGGCTCGACGTGCTCCGGCGGGTGGCGCGGGGGAGCGGCTCCTGGCTCGCGCCCGGCGGCCTGCTCCTCGTCGAGGTCGCGGACGCGCAGGTCGACGCCGCCCTCGGCTCACTCGCGGCCGCCGGTCTGGACGCACGCCTCGCGCCGGCCGCGGCGAGCGCGCGCGACCACGACGACGAGGACGACGACGACGGGGACGACGACGGGGACGGGGACGACGGCACGCGCGTCGTCACCGGCCGGATGCGCTGACCGGCGTCGGACCGCACGGCGAGGCGAGGAGGCGATCCGCGCGCTGCCGGGGATCTCGTTGCCTCCTGTCCACAACCCGCTCGGCGGCCGGACGGACCTCCCTAGGGTCGCCGTGTCCCATCCACCGTACGAGAGGCACCAGTGACCTTCACCCCACCCCGTCCCGACGCGTCCGAACGCACGACGCCGTCCCTCCCGAACCGCGACGCCCGTCGTCGCCCCCGTCGCGGCCTCGCCGCCCTCGCGTCGGCCGCCGCCGTCCTCACCGCGGTCGCCATCGGCGTCCCCGCTGGCTCCGCGTCCGCCGCCGCACCCAGCACGCCCGTCCCCGGCATGCAGGTCCCCGCGCTCAAGGACGTCCTCGGTGCCGCCGGCATCGAGCACGTCGGCGTGGCGATGGGCAGCGGCGAGGTGCAGGGCACCTCGGCCGACCTCATCGCCCGCCACTTCAACGCCATGACCCCGGAGAACGAGGGCAAGGCCGACGCCATCCAGCCCGTCGAGGGCCGGTTCGACTTCTCGGGCATCGACAAGCTGCTCGACTTCGCCGACGCGCACGGCATGAAGATGTACTTCCACGTGGACTTCTGGATGCCGCAGACGCCCGCCTGGTTCTTCCTCGACCACGGCCGCCCGCTGACGAACAGCCCCGCCGACCAGGCGCTGCTCAAGGCGCGCATGGAGGCCCACGTCAAGGCGATCTCCGACCACATCGCGTCCCGCTACCCGAAGGGGAACAGCCCCATCTGGGCCATGGACGTCGTCAACGAGGTCATCGACGACGGCCCCAACGCCAACCCGCACCACATGAAGGACACCCGCTGGTTCCAGGTGCTGGGGGAGGGCTTCGTCGACGAGGGCTTCCAGCTCGCGAAGAAGTACTTCCCGGGCGTCAAGCTCTTCATCAACGAGTACAACACCGACTCGCCGAGCAAGCGCACCGACTACCTCGGGCTCGTCTCCGACCTCCTGGATCACGGCATCCCCGTCGAGGGCGTGTCGCAGCAGAGCCACATCGGGCTCCACAGCGACATCGAGGAGCTGAGGAACACGATCCACGCGGTGAAGGCGCTCGACCCGAACCTCCTCCAGGCCATCTCCGAGCTGGACGTCGGCGCCTCGCAGGCAGCCGCGACCGGCGACAGCCAGAACCGGGCCCACACCGCGCCGATCTACTCGAACCCGGACGACACCGCCGCGGCCGTGGGCTGGGTCTACAAGGACCTGTTCACGATGGTCCGGCAGGAGGCCGCGAACCTCGAGTCGGTCACCTTCTGGGGCTCCGACAACTCGCGGACCTGGCTGCACAGCCCGTCGATCGACCAGCCGTGGGACCAGCCGCTCCCGTTCGGGACCCATCAGGAGGCCATGCCCGCGTACTGGGGCATCGTGGACGCGTCGAAGCTCCCGCCGCGTCCGCCGCTGCCGAAGGGCTGATCACCGCACGCTGCACGACCGCGGCCCCCGTCCTCACCGAGGACGGGGGCCGCGTCGCGTTGGTTGCCTAACACAACAAAGGTTTTCGAATACCTTGCTCCCCGCAGGGGAGGGTGCCTACGGTGC is from Clavibacter sp. A6099 and encodes:
- a CDS encoding aldo/keto reductase; this translates as MASPLITLNNGVTIPQLGFGVFQTPPAETQQAVERAFEAGYRHIDTAAGYYNEEGVGAAIAATGIPREELFITTKLRNGDQGADSARSAFEDSRRKLGVDAVDLYLIHWPYPKHGLYVETWKTFEALHAEGLIRAIGVSNFLPEHLEKLAEESDVVPAVNQIEVHPTFQQHDLSTFSVERGIEVEAYSPLGQGADLESEIVTRLAKEHDATPAQIVLAWHLAQGRIVIPKSVTPERIVQNFQSIEVELTVEELAEIDTLETGTRLGADPATADFTQFPS
- a CDS encoding sulfurtransferase gives rise to the protein MAVEPDTTPRFAEYAHPERLVSGDWLQERLADGALTPGLVVVESDEDVLLYETGHIPGAVKLDWHTDLNDPVQRDYVDGERFAQLMSERGIARDSTVVIYGDKSNWWAAYALWVFTLFGHEDVRLLDGGRDKWIADGRPTTTDRPEVAPVEYPVVERRDEEIRAFKDDVLAHLGNPLIDVRSPEEYTGQRTTAPAYPEEGSLRAGHIPTSKNVPWAKAAAEDGSFKTRAELDAVYREGAGLGDGDDVVVLCRIGERSSHTWFVLTHLLGFEGVRNYDGSWTEWGSAVRVPIVQGAEPGELPAR
- a CDS encoding ammonium transporter, with the protein product MDQGNTAFLLIAAALVLLMTPGLAFFYGGLVKAKSVISMMMMSFGAMGLIGLLWVLYGYAIAFGNGPDGAAGNPRFVGIDGVLGIDLGQLGLGDAYTAALGDQTSAYPTLAFAAFQATFAIITVALISGAIADRAKFGAWMVFAGVWATVVYFPVASWVFNFTLADGATVDGGWIAYNVGAIDFAGGTAVHINAGAAALALSLVLGKRVGFAKGMHVPHNPPFVLLGAGLLWFGWFGFNAGSELAADGIAAIAFLNTIAAPAAAILGWLVVEKIRDGKPTSVGAASGAVAGLVAITPACAALSPTWAIVLGLVAGAVCAVAIELKFKLGFDDSLDVVGIHLIGGLIGTLYIGIFATNVGLIYSGSLEQLGKQALAAFAVLIYSFVLSYVIGTIIQKTMGFRVKNEDEIAGIDTIVHGEEGYVLETSGR
- a CDS encoding MarR family transcriptional regulator, with translation MIDPTVPHARLADALSSVSERIDASVDASWDGLTGVQILILRRLAGTERMDRASLALDTRTARAATVPSLASLIQKGFVLESEDPVGSYLHLSDGGRTLLLGVRAGRAEWLERAALRANPPVHGDDLLRAAALLEHLEATERI
- the zapE gene encoding cell division protein ZapE, with protein sequence MTNAEIGSPSHDAEGTAPGALVGRSPSITGQEIAAHLVPPRQFDDARFDTYRPDPEYDTQAQAVEVLRAFSGDRAGSRGGLFSRRKAPALKPGVYLDGGFGVGKTHLLASLWHAMPGPKYFGTFIEYTALVGALGYQGAVGILRGATLVAIDEFELDDPGDTMMMTRLLSDLVADGTRIAATSNTPPNALGEGRFAAADFLREIQAMSDRFDTIRIDGLDYRRRAFEGHAITVGPDDLDARAAAAQSAGRSVTADGFPELVAHLSRLHPSKYVKVIEGVDVIALRDVTQLQGQTDALRFVAFVDRVYDAQIPLLASGTPFDEAFSAEMLAGGYRKKYLRAISRLISLTAAGRDI
- a CDS encoding SufE family protein, with translation MTGSPELPAALAEIRDDFLALEQRDRLLLLLDFSNELPELPARYADHPDLLERVEECQSPVFMFVEVVDGDVHVHAQAPAEAPTSRGFASILAQGLDGLPADVVLAVPDDYPSTIGLDAAVSPLRMRGMTAMLGRVKRQVRERLAG
- a CDS encoding putative protein N(5)-glutamine methyltransferase; the protein is MFAEEEAALLVAEAADRHPDDGPGRGGDARAAELRRMTAARVDGAPLETVLGWAAFAGRRIVVRPGVFVPRRRTERLARAAVAAARGTDGPVVVDLCCGSGAIAAVLADDVPGAVVHAADVDPVAVACAAENLVPRGVGVHRGDLLHALPGDLRGRIDVLVANVPYVPHAALDLMPPEARLHEPEATRDGGSDGLDVLRRVARGSGSWLAPGGLLLVEVADAQVDAALGSLAAAGLDARLAPAAASARDHDDEDDDDGDDDGDGDDGTRVVTGRMR
- a CDS encoding endo-1,4-beta-xylanase; this encodes MTFTPPRPDASERTTPSLPNRDARRRPRRGLAALASAAAVLTAVAIGVPAGSASAAAPSTPVPGMQVPALKDVLGAAGIEHVGVAMGSGEVQGTSADLIARHFNAMTPENEGKADAIQPVEGRFDFSGIDKLLDFADAHGMKMYFHVDFWMPQTPAWFFLDHGRPLTNSPADQALLKARMEAHVKAISDHIASRYPKGNSPIWAMDVVNEVIDDGPNANPHHMKDTRWFQVLGEGFVDEGFQLAKKYFPGVKLFINEYNTDSPSKRTDYLGLVSDLLDHGIPVEGVSQQSHIGLHSDIEELRNTIHAVKALDPNLLQAISELDVGASQAAATGDSQNRAHTAPIYSNPDDTAAAVGWVYKDLFTMVRQEAANLESVTFWGSDNSRTWLHSPSIDQPWDQPLPFGTHQEAMPAYWGIVDASKLPPRPPLPKG
- a CDS encoding DUF3000 domain-containing protein; amino-acid sequence: MVDTRDSAEDPPEFRAALDALRRATTRSELVLTEIPSPSSNLAPYAVALAADVSPSGHASDSELGTGRFILLHDPEEPEAWGGAFRVVCFAQAPLETDMGTDPFLADVAWSWLVDGLASRGARYSSPSGTATRIISTGYGELARQGSGAKIELRASWTPADADVTAHVEGWGELLCMLAGLPPAGEGVTLLSARRTRT
- a CDS encoding dihydrofolate reductase family protein; translated protein: MRITRVLPVPGPGDESAPRGLDDDGTREWLEDLYRPGSADHVRLNFVASVDGSVIGADGTSDSLSSVVDRRILGVIRELADVVLVGAGTVRAERYVLPRRTPLAVATSSGDLEGHRFDPDAAEGRLLVLCPPEARDRAIATLGGVPAEIVSVPLGAAADGRMSGDDVVDALRGRGLTHVVCEGGPALAASLIAAGRVDELCLTTSPELVTPLTPLVPAGSGVHAPMRLDQLLVDDDHRTYARWAMRRG